A segment of the Lentisphaera araneosa HTCC2155 genome:
AAGGTATCGCCGCTGGCTCAAGGTATCGCCGCTGGCTCAAGGTATCGCCGCTGGCTCAAGGTATCGCCGCTGGCTCAAGGTATCGCCGCTGGCTCAAGGTATCGCCGCTGGCTCAAGGTATAGGTTTTAGAGAAATAGATTTGAGGGCAATACCACTTTGGGGAGGCTGATTGCGTTGGAACTTCAGGATGTTTTTACCAGGATTGAGTTTTACCTTAATTGGAGCACTGTCTTGCCATTCTCCTAGAGTAAAGGGTAAGTTGATTTCGTGGCTTGTTTGGTTTAACTCAAGAGAAAGGTTTTGACTATGCTTATTCGTCAGGACTAAGCAACTTAGCAGGTAATCCCCAGCTTTATCAACATTGATTTCATATTCAAATTCCGTGTATACTGCTTGAAGCGGTCCCTGAGGATCATTTTTGGGACTTTGGGCGTAATAGTTTTTATCGTAGGTATCAGCTACTCTTTCGAGAACATTCCCATAGATATCGTAAAGGCCCCAGGGGTTGGCCTTTTTTTGACCCACTTCATGGGACTTGTTGGCCCCATTGCTCTTGGCCCAAGCATAGCTTTCCAAGAGTGATGAGTCTCTGCCAAAAAACCATTTGTTCGTACTTCCAGCCCGAGCGGCAAATTCCCATTCAGCTTCAGTAGGTAAGCGAATATCGCGTTTCGTTTTCAGAGAGAGATTTTCGCAAAACTTTAAAGCCTCTTGCCATGAGATATTATCGGCTGGGTAATTGGAGCCCTTAGTAGAGCGACTAGAATTGTAGCCCATGATAGCCTCGAACTGAGCTTGAGTGATTTCATACTTCCCCATATAGAAGCCTTTTGTTATATTGACTTTGTGTTTAGGAAGTTCCACACAATGCCATTTACCATCTGTTTTACTTTCTCCCCCCATTACAAATGATCCTGGCTTAATATAGACAAAGTCAATCTTGAGCTCATCGTTAATCTTTATAGAGAGTTCTTTGGAGGGAGCTCCACCATCATGGCTTAAAGCAGCTCTAAAGCCCCAGTTTTCATACCGGCCATAACCACTACTTGGTAAGCGCCACCCAGATGAACAGGCTTTTTCATCACCTTTCCATGAGCCACCGCGTAAAAGCGTTATGCCCTTTAAATCAAAGCGTGGTAAAAATACTTGAAAACCCTGTTCAAAGTTTTTCATTGTCGTAATACCTTTAGCTTCATTTTCCTTGTAAGCTGAAGCAGGAATAGAAATACTGCCATCAATATGGTACAATACTTTTTTAGCTAATGTAGTGAGTTGCGCAGCCATTTTTTTATCATAAGCTTTGCCGTCGGCTTCTCCTAAGTTAGCTCCTACAGCTTTGAGAGTTGTTGATTTTAATTTTTCAATAATCATGGCTTGTTTATCTAAAGCTCTCTGATTCCATAAACCTGGTTTTTCTTTGTCGTGTACTCCATAAACCCTTTTTTCTCCACTCACATCTCCAGCCCATTGAGCACGCTTGACTTGTATGAATTCATAAGGGGCCTTACGAGCCTGTGTGCTGGAAAGAAAATCTTTATCTTTGACATAGAGGGTTTTTGTCCAACCTGCACCCCAGCCACCACCAAGGCAAACGACCCAGCCATCGCTCGTGAA
Coding sequences within it:
- a CDS encoding formylglycine-generating enzyme family protein, with translation MIQLQKELLRPVNKLNTNSQREAFLTQETYDAKLAKFVVLNEASPQGLAEFAQQSSAQEKLIDDLLSDSRLMIQMLIADGAKRPSKGRSFGSAQYGPAIKIYKGIRHAHPGAESGLFQRLALAISLEHSVPIKQSNPLAKLEAPEFVDPIKRYKHYEQAYMKGELDSKFSKLSIWELRMVVNGDEPNETLAWGRKMMRNYRPDHITSTNEAWRYVRIVSTDVKYGSGDVKYDLSELQKYQNILMNGGICGRRAFFGRFILRAFGVPTIARPSRGHGALARFTSDGWVVCLGGGWGAGWTKTLYVKDKDFLSSTQARKAPYEFIQVKRAQWAGDVSGEKRVYGVHDKEKPGLWNQRALDKQAMIIEKLKSTTLKAVGANLGEADGKAYDKKMAAQLTTLAKKVLYHIDGSISIPASAYKENEAKGITTMKNFEQGFQVFLPRFDLKGITLLRGGSWKGDEKACSSGWRLPSSGYGRYENWGFRAALSHDGGAPSKELSIKINDELKIDFVYIKPGSFVMGGESKTDGKWHCVELPKHKVNITKGFYMGKYEITQAQFEAIMGYNSSRSTKGSNYPADNISWQEALKFCENLSLKTKRDIRLPTEAEWEFAARAGSTNKWFFGRDSSLLESYAWAKSNGANKSHEVGQKKANPWGLYDIYGNVLERVADTYDKNYYAQSPKNDPQGPLQAVYTEFEYEINVDKAGDYLLSCLVLTNKHSQNLSLELNQTSHEINLPFTLGEWQDSAPIKVKLNPGKNILKFQRNQPPQSGIALKSISLKPIP